The Hoplias malabaricus isolate fHopMal1 chromosome X2, fHopMal1.hap1, whole genome shotgun sequence genomic interval TTGACCACCTTAACTCGTAAGACATCCAGCTGATATCAGTGGACCACAGAAGCCCAGTAGGCATTTTCTTTGGACGATTCAACTTTGTGTTGTCATAGAAGCCAGGCACTAAAAACAGCAAGCCAGACGCCCTCTCTCGCCAGTGGGAGGACTCCCCTGTTGACCGGGTGCCACAGACCATAAGAGTCTTCCAGAGTGTTTTGATTTGGGGATAGAAGATGCGGTTATCCAGGCATTATGCACTGAGCCCGACCCAGGAGGTGGCCCTCCGGGGAGGCTCTATGTCCCCACCGCAGTCTGAAGCAGGGCCCTGCAGGGTCCTGCATACTTCCCCATTTACGGCCCATCCTGGGGTAACCCGAACACTAGAGTTTATCCGACGGTGCTTCTGGGGGCCCCACATGGACCATGACATGCGAGCATTCATTGCAGCCTGCTAGGTTTGTGTTCGCAATAAGGACCCGCAAACCAAACCGACTGGACTTCTACATCCCTTGCCCATGGTCTCATGTCTCCCTTGACTTCATCACTGGATTACCCCAATCTAAGGGGAACACAGTGATCCTGGTGGTGGTTGATCGTTTCTCAAAAGCATGCCACTTCATCGCACTGCAAAAACTGCCATCAGCCAGGGAGAAAGCTGATCTTTTCCTCAAGCATGTGGTGAGATTGCATGAGTTGCCCAGGGATGTGGTATCGGACAGAGGTCTGCAATTTGCCAGTCGGTTTTGGAAAGACTTCTGTCGCTACCTTGGGGCTGATGTAAGTCTGTCATCTGGATTTCATCCAGAATCTAACAGGCAAACAGAATGGGTCAACCAAGATCTGGAGAGGACTCTTCGATGCTTGGTCTCATCCAGACCCACCTTCTGGTCTGACCAATTACTATGGGCGGAGGTGGCGCACAACACTCTATGGCACTCGTCTCTGGGTATGTCCCCTTTTGAGTGCCAGAATGGTTACGCTCCCCCTATGTTCCCAGAACAGATGGATGCTGGAGTCCCAACAGCCCAACGGTTTGTCAGGCAGTGCCGGACCAAGTGGCGGAAAGCCAGGTGAGCTATCCAGGCTGCTGTTGCCTCCCAGAAATGCAATGCTGACAAAAGACCCTGTCCTGCATTGACCTTTTGCCCGGGGCAACAGGTGTAGCTGTCAGCCAAGGACCTCCCGTCTCGAGTCGTTGCCGGCAAATTAGCACCTCGTTACCTCTGACCTTTCAAGATTTTGCACCGAGTTAACCCAGTTTCCTGCCGCCTGGCCTTGACACCCTCTTTGAGGGTCAACCCCACCTTCCATGTGTCCCGTCTTAAGCCTGTGCTCTGCTCCACCAGAGCTCCTGACACAACAAGTCCCTGTATGGTAGGTGGCAGCCCTGCTTACGCAGTCCGATGCCTGCTTGAGGCGTGTGCGGGGTCGTATGCAATATTTGGTGGACTGGGAGGGCGACGGTCCGGAAGAACGGTCTAGGGTTCTTGCTCACCGTATTTTGGACCCCGACTTGATCCGAGATTTTTGGCGGGACCGTGCCGCTGGGTTGGGGACATCGGGAGCCGCCCCTCGAGGGCACCTGGTGACAGGTCTATAAAGACTCACTAGAATCAGCCTGAGTTGCTGGTTCTTTGGCACTACCTATGTGAGAGAGTCTAGCTGGTAATTTGGATATCTGTCTGCTCATCTTTCCTCTGTTTTCTCAGAAGGCTGAGAGGTCTCGCCCTCCTcgtcttttctctgttttctcagAAGGCTGAGTGGTCTAGCTCTCCTTCTCCTactattttttgtgtttttcagttgGGAGTTACTCACCAAACCTCAGTGTTTTTCGAAGTAGCCAGTCtcccctggtgtcctttgtttTCTCCTTCCCGCTCAAACCTTTCCCGAAAATGGGTGGGTTTGTGCGGAGTATTGCTTTTTCACCCATTTTACGTTTTCCACCCGTtatcatacatttttaatttatttttattttttattcctcTTATGTTCCCCTCCCTTACTGCTTGGCACTTGGGTCCACTGCTCAATTACGCTGGTAGCTCACCCGTTCCAGGAATAGAATGTTCTAACCTCACCAGGGGCTACCATTACAGCTTTATGCAGAAATCAAATACAGAGCTGCAAGCAAAGGTATTCAGAaaggtttgatgtgaaatgtttcATGAAAAACATATATAGATTTATTTACAGTGGTTTTGACAGGAACAAGGAGATACAGTATCTATAATGCCAATAAAGGGAATTTTATACGCCATGTCAATGTGTTTTTAGAtcattttttccccaaacacgAATCAAGACCTTTAAACTCTCTTTCAGAACTCTTGTAAAAAAtgtctacattcattcattgtgtgtccagagcctacccataatcactgggcgcaaagtgagagcacacactggagggggtgccagtccatcgtaggatgacacacactcacacattcacacctatggacacttgtagccaatccacctaccaaagtgtgtctttggactgCCGGATTCCAGCATGGCGCCCTTGTCAGACAACAATTTTTAAGTAATACTTTCTGTGATGCTTTTAGTGGCATTAGTAACACTGTAAACACCACTCTAAACAATTCTGATTCAATAATTTTCTGAACAGAGCATTTCACTGCTCACTCAATTGTATGGGGATGTAAGTCCTGAACTATGACCGAGTCATACTTGAAACAAGCACAGATTTTGTTCTATGTATGTTAAATGCAGATTTTCTGCAAAATAGACCATGCttatttaaacaacaacaaaaatgaatgaTCCTTAATTTGTTTCTCCCTTTTTCTGGCCAGTGCTAACAACATGCAGAAACAGGTGGAGGTCCGAATGCATGAGAATGACCTTGAGCCCCCGGTTCCTCCACCAGAGCCAGCATGTGGAGGCATTTGCAACACATTCATGAAGAACTTGCTTCTAACACTTACAGTTCTTGGTAAGTATTACTGAGGGGATAACAGATAGGAACCTTCAGAGCCTTCGGAGAAGGTGTAAAGAAATCTTGTTGTATATTATCTTTGCAAGCATTAGTCTCTCATTTTGATGAAAAACCAAGGATGAGTTCGGGATCTGTCTGAGTGATATTTATCCAATTTTTGGAACTTTGGAATTTAGGACTTTTAAAAATTGATGCATTAGAATTAAATAccaattcatttttaatgtgaCAGTGGACTAACCATTAGCTCAGTGCAAGTTTGTGCATTAGTTTTTTGTAGAGGCGTTTTCTAGGCACTTAATTGGCATGGTTTGCTGCTTAAGCAGTGGATGGCAGTCTTATGTGACATACAAGCAGTACACCCTTTACAAAATGACTAATTTGAGCATTAAGGTGGGTCTGGTCCTGTAAATGGAGAATCTCTAATTCTATTGACTCACCTACTGACTTTAGAATTGGAGTTTTAGCAGatgttttttgttgtgtttttgtttttactttggaAGGACACAAAAGTGACTGCGGacttattttaaaatctgtGGGTTAAATCcagaaattgttttttaattcatatgtcccatttaatatgataatgtttatataaatggcATTGAATCAAATATTTACTGTTGGTGAAATGGTTGCTGAAGGTTGTTTGTGTTCTAATACATGCAAAAGAATGTTCTGCTCcccatattttttttctgtgtgggtCTAGAGTCTTATATTTCATAACAGAAAGTGCTGTTAAAACATGAATGCTTGCTGCTTATCAACATAGCAACACTTATCAGTGTTTACAAAGACATTCAGTGGGTTATAACCAGGAACTGCAGCAGTTATAAACACTAATATACTCCTACATTCAAAGAGGCATGCAAATGTATATTTTGTGAAATTAATCTTACGTTGTGTAATtatgaaaagtgtgtgtgtgtgcagaaagGTAAAGGGTGTCTTTATGACTTTTTTCTGTATTGTTGTATCCTGTGTTCCAGTGGGAAATGAGGAAACATTCCTTTTACttttatgcaaatgtttgtTGTGCTTTGTACAGATGACAGATGCTAAGCACTTGATTGAAAGTTTCTTGGTTCTCAATTTTTGTTTTCAGCCTTACTGATAAAATAAGCTAATTTCTTGCATTTTGATTCAAACACAAGGTACTAGATGAGGGCACTGTATGTCAGAGAGCAACATTATCAAACATTAGTGCACTCACCAGCCCAAAGCTGGGCCTGTCtcatctttctttctcattaggtagggtgaccagatctgagatggtgtaaaagaggacatgtatcagggggaggggggactactgacatgcagactgaccaattaaatgtttacagagaaggttatcgaccaataacggtagctctacagtcagaccgtccaatccgaagattttaggctacttcaccacgcccccttctcactcaagcgaaccaatcggagtaggggagggcgggactagtttgtgaacgaaacttctcgaaattctatgtaagctctagaaaaacaaaatcccggacatttgtgaaattccgcccataaaaaagaggacatgtccgggtaaaagaggatgtctggtcaccctatcatTAGAAAGGTCAGAATAAATTAAGCCTTCTAATAAAGAAggagtatttatttatatatttctttttacaaTAGCAAATTGTAACATTTATAGCAGGAGCATATTACAGTACATGTGAACCATATATATCCACTAAATATTTAATCATAGTAAAATTATAGAAACTAGAGTGTATACTAGACTGAATAaaagatgtttgtttttctaacaCTTAGAAATTTTCCAGAAGACTTTCTGTAGGCCTCGGTTTCAAAACTATTATAATATTCCACATGAACAAAAAGTTAAAACACTTGTGTTCTATAGGTTATCTAGAATATTTGCTATCCTGTCAACCAATAAATGGGATCATAGCATAGTTAATGCTACAGCAGTTCTAGATGAGCATCACTGATTAACTTTCATAATTTTAAACCTTGCATTGAATACACTGAGCCTACATCTTCAGTTTTGaccatacatttaaaaacatgctcAAGAAACTGAGAATGTCAAATACATACAATTATACTAATTTCTTACCTATTGAATGTTTATTAGTATTTCAGGATTTTGGCCCTTGTGTTACATGTGTTAAATATGACTATTACTACAAGACGTGTGAAGTTTACatacaaaaacattacaaatattgTTATAGTTAAGAATGCAGATGTGTTATTTCTATATCTGTGTGGTGTGACACAAGTCAATTTCCAGTAGGTGTAGAATACAGAACTGCCTgctaataatggtcctaaataCATCTATTAAAGCCACTAAATGGTGACCATCAACTTTTGCTACTCTAATTGGATTATGTGTACAAGCAAAAAAACCATGGCCACATTCCCCTCTGCTTTTTGAGTAGGAAGGGAGTAAATGTACTGGACAGTTAGGACAGCTGTTGAAAGAAAATTCAACATCTAGAATGCTAATATTTTATAGATACTGAAAGCCATCACATTACTAATGACAAATATAGTGCTTATAGtttgatttcaaataaaatattttattagggGTTGAGGATTTCCAAAACAgaaaattttaatattatttagcCATTAAATCCATTCTTGAGTAAAGAAGACTGACAAAAAAAGTAGAGCACTTGCAAATCAAAAAAATCTGCTGGTATTCTCAGAACAAAGGACTGGTCACCCCAGAGTCCAAACCTAAACATCATTTAATACACAGAAGTTACTTTCTGAGAAGCAGAGCATACATCCAGCATTTAAGACAGAAGTTTGGTGGTGTGGAAGACCTTGTTGCATGTTTTGAAAAGCTGAAAATGTCTCCTAAAAAGACTGGATACTGCAATTAAGGGAAAGGTCTGAGTcaccaaataaatatatatagaacaTTTGCACAATGCTATTGGAGTTATTAGTATAAATTTACATATGGAGCTAAATTAGAgtcaaatgttttgtttatttgaaaaaaaataaaaccctgaaactgaaagttcaaatcttgagattgaactttgaaaaatacaacaatgtattcaaaattaaaataagcgtaggattttttttttcagtttaaatagaattttgattcaattatggattttttaaaacaaataatttattttcatttttcactttcctatatattttgatatttgaagtcttattttaatttaatttacttaATTTCACTTTCAGATCATTTCGTTTCCACTTTCGGATCCTAGTTTTTCAGTTCTCTTCTTTCAGTTTTCTTCTGACCCTGTTTTAACGTGGGAGGCGGGGCATCAGTGGAGAGGGGTGTGGTATACTTACTGACAGCAAAGCAATGAAGGTGGAGGACCTTTCTCACTGTTGACTATGAGAAATAGCATTGAGCACTTACGTTATACACAACATTCAGATTAAAACATTGACATTAATGACAAAGTCCTGTATAGTAAActcttttagacaacattcaGCACCAACTGCAGTAAAAGATCGATAAACTCTGTCAGAGTGTATAGTTCCACACCCACAGTTTAGTTTCCAAACTGGCGATGGCGTCCACTCCATCAGGACAAGCTGCAGCGAGTCGGTAACGAATCTGAATAAGCTCCTTATTCCCCAGCCTTTGAGTCTGATtttccgttccacattaaatcgTGCTTTAAATTAAACCTGTTCTGTTGCTGTGTTTTCCTTTATATTCTATATGTTTACACAGTGGTATTTACATGCGCTTCTCTTAGtgttaaaacacagaaagcagCTGCAGTACCAGTTAAGGTGGGGATATGTGATCTGCTGGCTCCAGTCGGCGGATAAGAAATGTTAACAATGTTTAAATTAGCTCCTTTTCCACAACTCCTTAATTAAATTTCCCATTCCACACATagcaacagaaacaaaacatcatacgctttttttaattttgaatacattgttgtatttttaaaagtttcaggtgtttttttttttaaataaacaaaacttttgaccctaatTTAGCTCCATAGTTACACAGAAGTTTGATTTTGTCTTGTGCTTTGATTTGTCTAGGTGTGATTGCAGGCTCAGTAGCTGGAATTCTTCTGCGATATGCTTCTCCGCTCCCTGCCGATGTCATCATGATCATCGCCTTTCCTGGGGATATTCTCATGAGAATGCTGAAAATGCTGATTTTACCTCTGATCATCTCGAGTTTAATCACAGGTACCTGGACCAGAAATATGTAAAGTGTAGCAATTTTAAAAGAATGACATAAACATTACTGCTTCTTTTGGCAGATTTTACTTCACAGTTTAACATTAAAAGTAGAAAACAATATCCATGAGTTATATGTTATTAGTGATAATATTACATGTTTTGCATGAGAGGAAGAATCTGTTAACTATGTAATCCACGAATGAACCAGGTTTTGCTCCACTGAGATGGCTTCTAACATGGGGACACCTTTTTTCTTATATCTGAAACATCCAGACCACTGACTTTTAGTACAATAACGTTTCATAATGTAAAGAAATTCTCATTATAATTCTCATTGTAATAAGACACctcttattaatatttattatgtttttggtACAGGGCTTGCTGGGTTGGATGCCAAATCAAGTGGTCGTCTTGGCACCAGGGCCATGGTATATTACATGACCACAACCATAATTGCTGCTGTCCTGGGAGTGCTCCTGGTGCTGGCGATCCATCCTGGAAACCCAAAGCTGAAAGCAAACTTAGGAGAAGGAAAGAAGAATGATGAAGTTTCCAGCCTAGATGCCTTCTTTGATCTAATTAGAAATCTGTTTCCAGAGAATCTTGTTCAGGCTTGCTTCCAGCAGGTAAGAATAAACCATATATGAAGCTTTGATGAATCAGAAATTAATGCTTTATATCTAATGGCACTTTAGGTCATAATTGCATTATTTGCTTTCTCTCTACAGATTCAGACAGTGACAAATAAAGTAGAAGTGGCTCCACCTCCTCATCCAAATCGATTTGGACGAAATTCCACCAAGGGTGCAGCTAAATATGTCATCAAGAAATCTCTCCAGTTCAAGAGTGGCATGAACGTGTTAGGTGCCtacatgttgtttttaaattattaccCAAATTTCTCTTCAGTTTAATTCACCTGTTAACTGGAATTCTCAAAcaccagccactgcttccaaaCTTACATAATGACAGTGtccagttttcattcattcattgtctgaaactgcttatccagttcagggtcgtggtgggttcaaagcctacccagaatcactggacgcaaggtaggaacacaccctggagtaggcaccagtcctttgcagtgtgacaaacacccacacatttacacctacggacacttttgagtcgccaatccacctaccaacatgtttttggaccgtgggaagaaaccggagcacccggagtaaacccacgctgacacagagagaacacaccacactcctcacagacagtcacccggagcaggacttgaacccacaacctccagttccctggagctgtgtgactgtgaaactacctgctgtgccaccatgccacccctgtGTCTGGAGCTTTTTTTAAACTCTTGGCCTCAGGCAGCACTAGAGTCAAATTTGTGACATCTCCTTGTGATAAAACCAACATTAGGAGGGAACTCTGTTGATATATTCTTGATTATAACagagtgttttttatttctgttacaTTGTTCTTTCCTGACATCATGACTTCTCTTTGAAATTATGAAAAGTATATGTTTAGAGGGTCACAGGAAACCAGATCAGTTTCCCAATTATTGTGTTAAAAATTTGGTTCATGGTGTAATCCTGATAAATATTTCTTCATGTGTTTGTCTCATATGGTATAAGTGAAATCCTTTATTCTTTTGCCAGGTCTCATTGGTTTCTTTGTGGCATTTGGAATCTGTATGGGAAAGATGGGCGAGAGGGCCAGACTGATGATGGACTTCTTCAATGTTCTCAACGAAATCGTCATGAGGCTTGTCGGGATGATCATGTGGTCAGCATATAAACACTTTAACTTTAAAGTTAACTAGTAATTTATTAATCAGATTAATCAGAAAGTACAGTTATGTTCTAATACTTCATATAAACCAAGTAAATTCTATCTATACTGTTATTGGCTATGAACGTAATAAATAAGCAGATTTCACCACATAATATTGAAGTAATACATGCATATAAGTGCATATAAATATCGAATTCAATTTAAATCCGTTTGTTCAAGTATTTTTCtcaataataaacaaattaacatattaattaacaaattaataatTACAAATGTCTTCATTGCAAACCTTATCATATTTCTGTCTGAGCCACTCCACAGATATGGTCAATGTTTAATCGGTCTAATCTAAGATGGGTGCCCTCATGCCTAGTTGTTCGTGATCTCAGATGGGATATTCACCCTCCTGGCTGGATCGCCAAAATGCAGACAAATTAATGCATCTTTCCTGTCTTAGGTTTTCCCCAGTTGGCATTGCATGTCTGATCTGTGGAAAGATTATTTCCATTAATGACCTGGAGATGGTGGCACGGCAACTGGGGATGTACATGGTAACCGTCATTGTTGGCCTCATCATCCATGGTGGAATCTTCCTCCCACTGATATATTTCATCATCGTCCGGAAAAACCCTTTCACATTTTTTATGGGAATGTTTCAGGCTTGGGTAACGGCACTTGGGACAGCCTCCAGGTACACGGTTTTCTTCTAATTGTGATTAATCACTTATATAACTGCATTAAAACAGAGATGAAAGAATTTGTTGTAACATTATACTTCCTGTGTCTTAGTGCTGGCACACTTCCTGTTACTTTCCGTTGCCTGGAGGAGAACCTGGGCATTGATAAGAGGGTAACCCGTTTTGTGCTTCCTGTTGGTGCAACAATCAACATGGATGGTACAGCCCTTTATGAAGCGGTGGCAGCCATCTTTATTGCACAGATGAATGGAGTACAGCTTGACCCTGGTCAGATTGTTACAGTAAGGTAGGTAAATATTAACAGCAGTGGAATTTAACCCATACAATTTATTACTATATTGAACTAACATCAGAAGGATATATACCTTACCCTCTACCCAGAAACACTTGTGCTAGCCCTATTGCAAGTCTGTACAAACTATACTCTACCAATGTACCAAATGAGATGTAATTAATTGTGTATTTCCTACATAGCCTGACAGCCACTCTAGCTAGTGTAGGAGCAGCCAGTATTCCCAGTGCTGGTCTGGTCACCATGCTTCTGATCTTGACGGCTGTGGGACTGCCAACACAAGACATCAGTTTACTGGTGGCAGTTGACTGGCTATTGTGAGTAAATCTAAACCTGAGACATTTATATAGAGCTCTTCAATAGTGTATGCTATTATGCCTTAATGCTGTAGTCCAGGGGTGCCCAACTCTAGTCCTGGAGGTCCAGTATCCAGCAAATTTTGGATAtacctctgctcacacacacctgagtcaactcatctgttaattgccaggtttaaggggtgagttttagcagagcaatcaccaaacGTTGCTGGATAccagccctccaggactggattTGTGCACCCCTGCTGTAGTCCATAATCAACATAAAAATGGTAATGATAAACCTGGCCATTTAATAAACATCTGATCCAACTGAAGGCCTGAGCCAATATGTAAACTGTAATTGTTGGAACAAAACTTGGGGTCTTCTTAAATGGTATGTAAGCtattttagagcatttttaTTTGTCCATTCATTATCGAATTTGGAGGCAACAAAAATGGCTGCTGGAAATATCAAAATATCTCAAGATATCAAAGTTAAAATGGACGTATGATGTTTTGTCCCAACAATGACAAAATCTTAGTGAACTAAATAAACATTACAGCCTCAAGAGATGTGGCACGTGTAttttttctctatctctcaaTCCAACAGAGATCGTTTCCGAACATCCGTGAACGTAATTGGAGACTCATATGGGGCAGGCATTGTGTACCACCTCTCCAAAGATGAGCTAGACATGTTTGATGCCCAGCAGATGAGGACAGATGACTTTGAGATGACCAAGTCACAGTCGTTCTATGAGAATAACACTAACCATGGCGTATATGCATCACGCAACTCCTGTCCACAAGTCCTGATAGATGACTGCAAGGTACCTATCACTCTCACAGATATAGAAACCTGTATGTAgagtggtttttgttttttatcacCTGACAGCAcatgtattattttgttttcttactGTTATTGTATTTTAGTTATTTCTGCAATGATTGCCCAGAGGTATAATTTGGAGACTGAATTAAGATGGAAAAATAAacatcttatttatttatgtgtttgtgtacaggGTGAAATAGCAGTTTTAAAACCTTTGTTTGACAGTTTAGACTTCAACCACTTGGGGGACAGAATCAGAAGTCCCTAGAAGTCTAAAATGCATGGACTTGGTTGCTGCATTGTCTATATTTAGACTGAAAGGCCAAGCTGGTTTTGACCTTTTCAGCACAGACTGAGATATGATAGGCACTGTAATGGCTTAGGTTGTACAAAGCAGTAAATATAAATTTCTTGAAATcttgtttttgacatttttctGTCGAATTCTGAGGGAAAAGGCTGCTATTTCAGCTCATGCTGTGTCCTTTTGTGGAATTCTTGGCAAAGAGGTTGAGACTGACTTTTGTTTTTGGCAATAAGTCTTTTCTTTTgtactgtttttcttttatgcTTTATTCCATTGCAGTTGAGCAGATATCAGTGACAATTGTCCCTGAAGAATTTAGGCCAATGCTCAGTCCACTGTACAATAGTGAGCATGGCAGTTTTCCTCAGCAACTTTAGATCTCCTGCTTTGGGCAGAGATTCCATACAAGAATAAAGAACAGTAATATTTAAAGTTCTGCTTAGAACTAGATTCCATGCATTCTGTAGATTTTAATGCATGAATATTAGACAGTTGAGACAGTTAAACACTGGAAATGGTTTCTCTGCTCCAAGTTGTAGACGGTGTAGTGTTACCAGCACCGGTAAATGCATTTTGAATGTGCCTTGGTCCAACAGTTAGATGTCCCTGATAATTGCTTTCAGGTATCCTTGGCCCCAAATGGTTCCCCTGCGGAGTTCTCTCTTGTTGAGGAGGAACCTTGGATACAAGattaacacaacacacagatcCTGCTCCGCCTTATCCCGAGTTCCGCAAGCTTATTCATCctgctgaaaacaaacaaacaaatgtaaacttTTTACACATACAATACGTATAAAAGATGTCAAAGAACTTTTCTCATGCACAAGAATGGACAGTTTTGTGGCAGTCACAATCATCCTGAAACCCTCAATACTCTCAGGGATTTAGTCGGTTAAAGGACAGGCTAATGTTTGGGCTACATACCGAGCCTTACCTGTGGGCGAGAGCCACCTTGGAGCAATGGCACACAAACATACTTCCAGTTCCAGCTCGATAAAAGAGCTCTGTATTACTGTAAATTACAGGTACGTGTAGCAGCACAGCAGTGTGTTCTAGTCAGGTGGCCTTGCAggtaatttctttctttctttatgtaTTTAAAAGAGGTAATTATGACAGTGGCCTCTAAACATAGCAAAGGCATCAGCCAATCCACCATTAGATACCACTGAAGGTTCTCAAAAATGAAGAGAAATTTATCCCTAAAGCTTTCTGTGAGAATCCGAAAACGAGTTTCCTGAAAGTAACGgaagctcaaaaaaaaaaaccccactaaATCCTCAAAATGTGATTATTACATATATTCTATTGCTGAGGGTTCCGTGCAAAGATGTCAGCTTGGTCCTTTGAGGCTGAAAAACCTACCACCAGCAGCACATAGTTGAGCTCACCAAACCCCACCTCTACAGGCAAGTTTTAGGAAAGTACAGCTTGTTTGCAGGAGCTCCCTATTGACTGGCTTGTCTTAGGTGGATTAACCCTAGGAGGCAGCACTCAAGATCGGCCTCTTACCTTAAGAATTTCCCAGCATGCTTATAGGTTCTGAAAAGGTGTGGTGTC includes:
- the LOC136676380 gene encoding excitatory amino acid transporter 2-like encodes the protein MQKQVEVRMHENDLEPPVPPPEPACGGICNTFMKNLLLTLTVLGVIAGSVAGILLRYASPLPADVIMIIAFPGDILMRMLKMLILPLIISSLITGLAGLDAKSSGRLGTRAMVYYMTTTIIAAVLGVLLVLAIHPGNPKLKANLGEGKKNDEVSSLDAFFDLIRNLFPENLVQACFQQIQTVTNKVEVAPPPHPNRFGRNSTKGAAKYVIKKSLQFKSGMNVLGLIGFFVAFGICMGKMGERARLMMDFFNVLNEIVMRLVGMIMWFSPVGIACLICGKIISINDLEMVARQLGMYMVTVIVGLIIHGGIFLPLIYFIIVRKNPFTFFMGMFQAWVTALGTASSAGTLPVTFRCLEENLGIDKRVTRFVLPVGATINMDGTALYEAVAAIFIAQMNGVQLDPGQIVTVSLTATLASVGAASIPSAGLVTMLLILTAVGLPTQDISLLVAVDWLLDRFRTSVNVIGDSYGAGIVYHLSKDELDMFDAQQMRTDDFEMTKSQSFYENNTNHGVYASRNSCPQVLIDDCKVSLAPNGSPAEFSLVEEEPWIQD